The following are encoded in a window of Mustela nigripes isolate SB6536 chromosome 3, MUSNIG.SB6536, whole genome shotgun sequence genomic DNA:
- the LOC132013146 gene encoding small ribosomal subunit protein uS5, which translates to MADDAGAAGGPGGPGGPGMGGRGGFRGGFGSGIRGRGRGRGRGRGRGRGARGGKAEDKEWIPVTKLGRLVKDMKIKSLEEIYLFSLPIKESEIIDFFLGASLKDEVLKIMPVQKQTRAGQRTRFKAFVAIGDYNGHVGLGVKCSKEVATAIRGAIILAKLSIVPVRRGYWGNKIGKPHTVPCKVTGRCGSVLVRLIPAPRGTGIVSAPVPKKLLMMAGIDDCYTSARGCTATLGNFAKATFDAISKTYSYLTPDLWKETVFTKSPYQEFTDHLVKTHTRVSVQRTQAPAVATT; encoded by the coding sequence ATGGCGGATGACGCCGGTGCTGCGGGAGGGCCCGGAGGGCCCGGGGGCCCTGGAATGGGAGGCCGCGGCGGTTTCCGCGGTGGCTTCGGCAGCGGCATCcgaggccggggccggggccgtgGTCGGGGCCGGGGCCGAGGCCGCGGAGCTCGCGGTGGCAAGGCCGAGGACAAGGAGTGGATCCCTGTCACCAAGCTGGGCCGCCTGGTCAAGGACATGAAGATCAAGTCCCTGGAGGAGATCTatctcttctccctgcccatcAAGGAGTCTGAGATCATCGACTTCTTCCTGGGAGCCTCCCTCAAGGACGAGGTCTTGAAGATCATGCCTGTGCAGAAGCAGACGCGCGCGGGCCAGCGGACCAGGTTCAAGGCATTTGTCGCCATCGGAGATTACAATGGACACGTCGGTTTGGGTGTCAAGTGCTCCAAGGAGGTAGCTACTGCCATCCGCGGAGCCATCATTCTGGCGAAGCTTTCCATTGTCCCTGTGCGGCGAGGCTACTGGGGGAACAAGATCGGCAAGCCCCACACTGTCCCGTGCAAGGTGACTGGCCGCTGTGGCTCTGTGCTGGTGCGTCTCATCCCCGCCCCCAGAGGCACTGGCATTGTCTCGGCCCCTGTGCCCAAGAAACTGCTGATGATGGCTGGTATTGACGACTGCTACACCTCGGCCAGAGGCTGCACTGCCACCCTAGGGAACTTTGCCAAGGCTACTTTCGATGCCATCTCCAAGACCTACAGCTATCTCACCCCTGATCTCTGGAAGGAGACTGTGTTCACCAAGTCTCCCTATCAGGAGTTCACGGACCATCTTGTGAAGACCCACACCAGAGTCTCTGTTCAGAGGACCCAGGCTCCAGCTGTGGCTACCACATAg